The DNA window ATTTCCTAAATGCTGCCATCCCGTTTCTGATACTCGGCGTGGGACTTTATTCACTTTTCAATAAATCCCTCGGGGGAGTAAGCATGTATAAGCACCCTAAAAAAGCTGTTCTTACCAAAGGAATTTTCTTTACTTTTCTTATTGGGTTTTATGACGGATTTTTTGGTCCGGGAGCAGGGACATTTTTTATAGTTATGCTTATAAAAATATTCAGTGTTGATTTTCTTGAAGCATCAGGAAATACTAAATTATTAAATTTCGCCTCAGGCTTATCAGCTTTCTTTATTTTTCTGATCAGCGGAAAAGTAAACTTTTTTTATGGTTCAATTGGTACTGTTGCCATTTTACTAGGCTCTCTTGCCGGGACAAAACTTGCCATAAAAAAAGGTGTACCATTTATAAGACCGGTATTTTTAAGTGTTTCATTTATCATTGCATTTAAAATGTTTTATGATAAACTCATGCACTAATTTATATTTGGATCATTCATATTTGTTAAGATACAAACAAAACAAAATATTAACTTTATAAATAAAAACAGCAGGTATTATTGCTTTGAAATCACAATAATATTCTGCTGTTTTGATTTTACATCCTATTTTGACCCAGATTAAAAATAATTCCATTTTTTAGGATCTACAGGTTCGCCGTCTATTAGTATCTCAAAATGCAGGTGAGGCCCTGTTGATAATCCTGTATTGCCAGTTGCCCCGATAATCTGACCTTCTTTCACAGTATCTCCTTTATTTACGGATATTTTATCCAAATGGGCATATCTGACTCTTATTCCGTCTGATCTTTCCAGCTCTATAAGATTGCCGTATCCTCC is part of the Sebaldella sp. S0638 genome and encodes:
- a CDS encoding TSUP family transporter, yielding MPFILLLFAGGFIDSIAGGGGLLTLPAYLLTGLPTVSALATNKFSSIFGTFGSFLGYLKHNKLHLKLLKYLVPASFAGSMLGSFIVTKIKVDFLNAAIPFLILGVGLYSLFNKSLGGVSMYKHPKKAVLTKGIFFTFLIGFYDGFFGPGAGTFFIVMLIKIFSVDFLEASGNTKLLNFASGLSAFFIFLISGKVNFFYGSIGTVAILLGSLAGTKLAIKKGVPFIRPVFLSVSFIIAFKMFYDKLMH